In the Chitinivibrionales bacterium genome, one interval contains:
- a CDS encoding ABC transporter permease subunit, with protein MVELPIGKTFENIINWMTNNFDPFFDIIGAAISGVLFVFKNALILVYPPVMIAILVALAWWIAGKNVAIFSLIGFALISLMGFWEVTMETLALVITSVAIALIIGFPVGVWASQSNAVEKIVRPILDFMQTLPAFVYLIPAVLFFQLGEVPGVIATLIFALPPVVRFTNLGIRQVSEEIKEAAQAFGSTTQQTLLKAELPVAMPTIMAGVNQTIMLALSMVVIAGMIGAGGLGNEVLKGITQLNIGLGFESGISIVILAIYLDRVTQALGAMKKNSKK; from the coding sequence ATGGTTGAATTACCAATAGGAAAGACGTTTGAAAACATTATTAATTGGATGACCAATAATTTCGATCCCTTTTTTGATATTATCGGTGCAGCGATAAGCGGCGTGCTGTTCGTATTCAAGAACGCTCTGATTTTGGTATATCCACCGGTAATGATTGCCATTTTGGTTGCTCTTGCCTGGTGGATTGCAGGCAAAAACGTGGCGATTTTTTCTCTTATTGGTTTCGCACTCATATCGCTCATGGGGTTCTGGGAAGTGACCATGGAGACTCTCGCTCTGGTTATTACCTCGGTAGCCATTGCCCTTATTATCGGTTTTCCTGTTGGTGTATGGGCTTCTCAGAGTAATGCTGTAGAAAAGATTGTCAGGCCCATTCTTGATTTTATGCAAACCCTGCCGGCCTTTGTTTATCTCATACCCGCGGTGCTCTTTTTCCAATTGGGAGAGGTGCCGGGAGTAATTGCCACGCTAATCTTTGCATTACCTCCAGTTGTGCGGTTTACCAATCTTGGTATACGGCAGGTATCTGAGGAAATAAAGGAAGCGGCACAGGCCTTTGGTTCGACAACCCAGCAGACGCTGCTCAAGGCAGAACTTCCGGTCGCAATGCCGACGATCATGGCCGGAGTTAATCAGACGATAATGCTGGCATTGTCGATGGTGGTTATCGCCGGGATGATTGGCGCTGGAGGGCTCGGGAATGAAGTACTCAAGGGCATTACCCAGTTGAATATCGGGCTGGGATTCGAAAGTGGCATCTCAATTGTGATTCTTGCGATTTACCTCGACCGGGTAACGCAGGCATTGGGTGCAATGAAAAAAAACAGTAAGAAATAA
- a CDS encoding 2Fe-2S iron-sulfur cluster binding domain-containing protein, protein MLISILISIAFLSGMGLILAGLLIMAEKKILNYGPCTISINDGDKELTVQGGSSLLSLLAENNIFIPSACGGRGSCAYCKVAVEEGGGVIGPVEKPYLGPEERKNNIRLSCQVKVKNDLKIKIPKELFSVKKFTGTLLHKKPLTDDIVELRIQLIEPQEIDFTAGQYIQLESREYKGNDSVMRAYSISSPPSDKNHIELDIRLVPGGICTTWVFEHLQEGDKVSFSGPYGEFRLSNAEGPIICIAGGSGMAPIWSIIRDMMEKGITRPTHYFFGALTQNDLFYYKDLKKIDDDNPWFTYTPSLSREPEGSDWNGERGLITDTVARHYPDTSKHEAYLCGSPGMIDACVKTLTKGGMPEENIYYDKFA, encoded by the coding sequence ATGCTGATATCAATTCTTATTTCGATTGCCTTTCTGTCCGGAATGGGCTTGATTCTTGCCGGTTTATTGATAATGGCCGAAAAGAAGATACTCAATTACGGCCCCTGCACAATATCAATCAACGACGGCGATAAGGAACTGACAGTCCAGGGAGGATCATCGCTGCTGTCCCTGCTTGCGGAGAACAACATATTCATCCCTTCGGCATGCGGCGGCCGCGGAAGCTGCGCTTATTGTAAAGTTGCCGTCGAGGAAGGCGGGGGAGTTATCGGCCCTGTCGAAAAGCCCTATCTTGGCCCTGAAGAACGAAAAAACAATATCCGGCTGTCATGTCAGGTTAAAGTTAAAAATGATCTGAAAATCAAAATTCCCAAAGAGCTTTTTTCCGTTAAAAAATTTACCGGGACACTGTTACATAAAAAGCCGCTCACCGACGATATTGTTGAGTTGCGAATCCAGCTTATCGAACCGCAGGAGATCGATTTCACCGCAGGCCAGTATATTCAGCTGGAATCCAGAGAATACAAAGGAAACGATTCGGTCATGCGCGCCTATTCGATATCATCACCACCCTCCGATAAAAATCACATCGAACTGGATATCCGCCTTGTGCCGGGCGGTATCTGTACCACCTGGGTATTCGAGCACCTCCAGGAGGGAGACAAAGTCAGTTTCAGCGGCCCCTACGGTGAGTTCAGGCTGTCGAATGCCGAGGGACCCATCATCTGTATTGCCGGAGGAAGCGGCATGGCGCCCATATGGAGCATAATCAGAGACATGATGGAAAAGGGTATCACCCGGCCTACTCACTACTTTTTCGGCGCCCTTACTCAAAATGATCTCTTCTATTACAAAGATTTAAAGAAAATCGATGATGATAATCCCTGGTTTACCTATACACCGTCCTTGTCGCGGGAACCGGAAGGCTCCGACTGGAACGGTGAACGGGGACTTATCACCGATACCGTTGCTCGTCATTACCCCGACACATCAAAACACGAAGCGTATCTTTGCGGATCTCCCGGTATGATCGACGCCTGTGTGAAAACTTTGACAAAGGGCGGCATGCCGGAAGAAAATATCTATTATGATAAGTTTGCATAA
- the rsxE gene encoding electron transport complex subunit RsxE: MADTPKLVFFKGIWRENPIYRQVLGICSALAVTNLLANTLFMCGGVIFTLALSSFTISLLRNLIPKRIRMIVQVLIIASYVMMVDITIRAVAPDIHRFIGPYVGLIITNCIIMGRAEAFASQNKPFLSFFDGIASGLGYSFVLIAIALVREPLGFGTLLGMELPAKTLWWHQWTIMVMPPGAFFMLAIITWLARYLSMEKSD; the protein is encoded by the coding sequence ATGGCGGACACCCCTAAATTAGTATTCTTTAAAGGCATCTGGAGAGAAAACCCGATCTATCGGCAGGTGTTGGGCATTTGCTCTGCCCTGGCGGTGACTAATCTGCTGGCCAATACGCTTTTCATGTGCGGCGGAGTGATATTTACACTCGCATTATCGAGCTTTACCATATCGCTGCTGCGTAATCTCATACCGAAACGTATTCGTATGATTGTGCAGGTACTTATTATCGCATCCTATGTAATGATGGTTGACATAACAATTCGCGCCGTTGCGCCGGATATCCATCGTTTTATCGGCCCCTATGTCGGACTTATCATTACCAATTGTATAATTATGGGACGAGCCGAGGCCTTTGCAAGTCAGAATAAGCCCTTTTTATCATTTTTTGATGGGATCGCTTCCGGACTGGGATACTCGTTTGTATTGATCGCAATTGCTCTGGTCAGAGAACCGCTGGGATTCGGAACGCTCCTGGGAATGGAACTTCCGGCAAAAACCCTTTGGTGGCACCAGTGGACAATCATGGTCATGCCGCCAGGAGCTTTTTTCATGCTGGCGATTATCACCTGGCTGGCACGGTATCTTTCGATGGAAAAATCTGATTGA
- a CDS encoding MBL fold metallo-hydrolase, which produces MKIHPIHILGSNAYIIETENELYLIDAGYPGFEKRILKKVHSLEKKLRLIILTHAHFDHYKSAAAMRKATGALIGIHSLDADYLCQGTTPLDSVSILGLFGKLILPLAEKITKPPPTPPDILFEDNDSLDKYGLDAKIIHTPGHTSKIIRRQKVEKIPLTINE; this is translated from the coding sequence ATGAAAATTCATCCCATACATATCCTCGGATCCAATGCCTATATCATTGAAACTGAAAATGAGCTCTATCTCATCGATGCCGGGTATCCGGGGTTTGAGAAAAGGATACTGAAAAAAGTCCATTCCCTCGAAAAAAAACTGCGACTGATCATTCTGACCCATGCTCATTTCGACCACTATAAAAGCGCCGCAGCGATGCGGAAAGCAACAGGAGCGCTTATCGGAATCCATTCATTGGATGCCGATTATTTGTGCCAGGGTACGACGCCCCTGGACTCAGTCAGTATTCTCGGGCTTTTTGGGAAACTAATATTACCGCTTGCAGAAAAGATCACCAAGCCGCCACCTACTCCTCCCGATATACTCTTTGAAGATAACGATTCACTCGATAAATACGGACTTGACGCAAAGATCATTCATACTCCGGGACATACAAGTAAAATTATTCGAAGACAAAAGGTAGAAAAAATTCCCCTTACCATCAATGAATAG
- a CDS encoding FMN-binding protein, with product MKKSSPAYILLFIVAISAIFGFGVSMVHYSTEDLLERNLALHRNRTIARAFDLDVTGDSPQDYLQTVERNVEDTTMVINNRKWEIFFAKDGEGEVGFIFSGMGFWDRITGILVLSSGLQTIKDIKFLSQKETPGLGARIEEQSFTKQFEDLPVDWDTPQERYIIIGPGNGANSVDAITGATQTSLALMKMLNNELHLFRNAYKEIAKAQRSR from the coding sequence ATGAAGAAATCCTCACCGGCATATATCCTTCTGTTTATCGTTGCTATTTCGGCCATCTTCGGGTTTGGTGTTTCGATGGTACACTACAGCACCGAAGATCTGCTTGAACGTAATCTGGCACTTCATCGTAACCGGACTATCGCCCGGGCCTTCGATCTCGATGTGACCGGTGATTCTCCCCAGGATTATCTGCAGACTGTGGAGCGTAACGTTGAGGACACTACGATGGTTATAAACAATCGGAAATGGGAAATTTTCTTTGCAAAAGACGGGGAAGGTGAAGTCGGTTTCATCTTTTCCGGTATGGGTTTCTGGGACAGAATCACCGGTATTCTGGTACTTTCATCCGGTTTACAAACTATCAAGGATATTAAATTTTTGTCTCAAAAAGAGACACCCGGCTTAGGTGCTCGAATTGAAGAGCAATCCTTTACAAAACAATTTGAAGATTTACCGGTAGATTGGGATACACCTCAGGAGAGATATATTATCATTGGCCCCGGTAATGGTGCCAATAGTGTCGATGCAATCACCGGTGCAACACAGACATCGCTGGCTCTGATGAAGATGCTCAACAACGAGCTGCATTTATTCAGAAATGCTTATAAAGAAATCGCGAAGGCACAAAGAAGCAGATAA
- a CDS encoding betaine/proline/choline family ABC transporter ATP-binding protein (Members of the family are the ATP-binding subunit of ABC transporters for substrates such as betaine, L-proline or other amino acids, choline, carnitine, etc. The substrate specificity is best determined from the substrate-binding subunit, rather than this subunit, as it interacts with the permease subunit and not with substrate directly.): MSVLEVKNLFKIFGPNAGRVFGLLKKGLDKQQIHAKTGCAIGINDASFAIEKGEVFVIMGLSGSGKSTVLRCLNRIIDATRGQVVIHGDDITKMSHEKLLHLRRSKVSMVFQHFALLPHRTVIGNTEYGLEISGIGREERRRRAREALKLVGLDGYENSMPGELSGGMKQRVGLARALANDAEILLMDEAFSALDPLIRAQMQDELLELQARMHKTIVFITHDLDEALKLGDRIAIMRDGAIVQIGTPEDILSNPADEYVSAFVQNIDRTKVITANKIMRSAPTITIPREGPQVAIRRMEKYDVSTIYVTDGERRLKGLVTIDNAIKCVEDGEKNLQSCINEDVFVARTETLISDLIGTALMTKYPIAVLNEDNHLVGIVSRSAIMAEVKRESGAENKPMLLKENPVVQVNASPAAQKEENANG; this comes from the coding sequence ATGAGTGTACTTGAAGTTAAAAATCTTTTTAAGATTTTCGGTCCCAATGCAGGACGGGTTTTCGGGCTTTTGAAAAAGGGGCTGGACAAACAGCAGATTCATGCCAAAACCGGCTGTGCCATCGGTATTAACGACGCCTCATTTGCAATAGAGAAAGGTGAGGTCTTTGTTATTATGGGGTTGTCCGGAAGCGGAAAATCGACCGTGTTGCGGTGCCTGAATCGGATTATCGATGCAACCCGGGGACAGGTTGTTATTCATGGGGATGATATTACCAAAATGTCTCATGAAAAACTTTTACACCTGCGACGATCCAAAGTGTCGATGGTTTTTCAGCATTTTGCCCTGTTGCCTCATCGCACGGTCATCGGCAACACCGAATACGGCCTGGAGATAAGTGGTATCGGTCGTGAAGAACGGCGGAGACGGGCCAGGGAAGCCTTGAAACTCGTTGGTCTTGATGGTTACGAAAACAGCATGCCCGGTGAGTTGAGTGGTGGTATGAAACAGCGGGTAGGACTGGCACGGGCCCTTGCCAATGATGCCGAGATTCTTCTCATGGATGAGGCTTTCAGCGCACTTGACCCGCTCATTCGTGCGCAAATGCAGGATGAGTTGCTCGAGCTGCAGGCCCGTATGCATAAAACAATCGTTTTCATTACCCATGATCTTGACGAGGCGCTCAAACTTGGCGACCGAATCGCTATTATGCGGGATGGTGCTATTGTTCAGATCGGTACGCCTGAAGACATTTTGAGTAATCCCGCCGATGAATATGTGAGTGCCTTTGTGCAGAATATCGATCGAACAAAGGTAATCACGGCAAATAAGATTATGCGCAGTGCACCTACTATTACCATTCCCCGTGAAGGTCCTCAGGTCGCTATCCGTCGAATGGAAAAATATGATGTATCGACCATCTATGTTACCGACGGGGAAAGACGCCTCAAGGGACTTGTCACTATCGACAATGCGATCAAATGCGTTGAAGACGGGGAAAAGAATCTGCAATCGTGCATTAATGAAGATGTATTTGTTGCCAGGACCGAAACATTGATTTCGGATCTGATCGGCACAGCGTTGATGACTAAATATCCGATAGCTGTTCTGAATGAAGATAATCATCTTGTCGGTATTGTCAGTAGAAGCGCAATTATGGCCGAGGTCAAGCGGGAAAGCGGCGCCGAAAACAAACCAATGCTTCTCAAAGAAAATCCCGTGGTACAGGTAAACGCATCCCCTGCCGCCCAAAAGGAGGAAAACGCCAATGGTTGA
- a CDS encoding glycine/betaine ABC transporter: protein MKPFSHIAGFAAVAGIAALLCATIPGCSGAQKQESKKAELVYVNWAEGVAYTHLAKVVLEDKMGYTVNITAADVGPAYTSIAQGDKDAFMETWLPVLHKDYVEKYKEDVVDLGVVYEGTQSGLVVPSYVTIDSISQLNEHKEEFDNQIIGIDAGAGIMKTTEKVIEEYDLDLKLVSSSGPAMTAALKKAVDNQEWVVVTGWRPHWKFGRWDLKFLKQDENKVMWKEGSIHIFGRKKIAEDKPELAAFLKNMKLSDEKLADLMLKIENSEEDIEAVAREWMTANEDVVKSWIPAKM from the coding sequence ATGAAACCATTCAGTCACATAGCAGGATTCGCAGCAGTTGCTGGTATTGCCGCACTTCTCTGTGCAACCATACCCGGGTGCAGCGGCGCACAAAAGCAGGAAAGCAAGAAAGCCGAACTGGTGTATGTAAACTGGGCCGAAGGCGTTGCCTATACCCATCTTGCAAAGGTAGTTCTTGAAGACAAAATGGGGTATACCGTTAACATTACTGCCGCTGATGTCGGCCCGGCATATACCTCCATCGCCCAGGGAGATAAGGATGCATTTATGGAAACCTGGCTCCCGGTTCTTCATAAGGATTATGTTGAGAAATATAAGGAAGATGTAGTCGATCTGGGCGTTGTCTATGAAGGCACTCAGAGCGGACTGGTCGTTCCTTCGTATGTAACAATCGACAGCATTTCTCAGCTTAACGAACATAAAGAGGAATTCGATAATCAGATAATCGGTATCGATGCCGGCGCCGGTATCATGAAAACCACCGAAAAGGTCATTGAAGAATATGATCTTGATCTGAAACTTGTATCATCCAGTGGACCTGCAATGACCGCGGCACTCAAAAAGGCTGTCGATAATCAAGAATGGGTCGTTGTAACCGGATGGCGCCCTCATTGGAAATTCGGACGGTGGGATTTGAAATTCCTGAAACAGGATGAAAATAAGGTCATGTGGAAAGAGGGAAGTATTCATATTTTTGGTCGAAAGAAAATCGCCGAAGACAAACCCGAGCTTGCTGCATTCCTCAAAAATATGAAACTCAGCGATGAAAAGCTTGCTGACCTGATGCTCAAGATTGAGAATTCTGAAGAAGATATCGAAGCGGTTGCCCGGGAATGGATGACTGCTAATGAGGATGTTGTTAAAAGCTGGATTCCTGCAAAAATGTAG
- a CDS encoding response regulator: MKQLINFLLIPQIEHSSRETEFRLNIFYRLLCTIQLFLTLPVVFLFIFFRWNVMAFSEGLFFALTAFACFLTRKGYLRIAVHFFVMLIISGCLIFLSCSHINDSTFAISVGIIICGVFLTMKETVLWGAIATTSLLLIAWFSPIFTILPRQTLGVESITDIAAAHHHFSTSIILIWIGVFISIVFRKNFTELLDIIKKDNEKLTREIEDRKAAEQQIRSLNENLEQIVEERTQKLRQREEQLLHSEKMRAIGQLAGGIAHDFNNQLTGIISCADIIKLELTRESELYELADTVVTAAQRSGELIEKLLSFARKGKQQSTVVDIHSVIDHVISLLSHTFDKRIKIDRQFDAKKALIQGDPAQFQNILINLATNSRDAMPEGGALRFSTANTTISKDKSPSPSLADSPGEYIMLSVADTGKGIEKEIQSKIFEPFFTTKERGKGIGMGLAAVYGAVESNHGAVCVVSEPEAGAEFQIYIPLCNVPANSGPSKIHDETTHPARVLIIDDEDVVRLSAEKVLIRAGFDIMSCSGGKEALSVYENEWENIDVILLDMIMPELNGKETFRKIRKINPLAKVILFSGYSLDGDTQAVINDGACTFIQKPYNITELIKTVSRIASGKNK, encoded by the coding sequence ATGAAACAGCTAATAAATTTTTTACTTATTCCTCAAATAGAACATTCATCCCGGGAAACTGAATTCCGGCTCAATATCTTTTACCGTCTTCTCTGTACTATTCAACTATTTCTTACCTTGCCGGTTGTCTTTCTCTTCATATTTTTTAGATGGAATGTTATGGCTTTTAGTGAGGGCTTGTTCTTTGCTCTTACCGCATTTGCATGCTTTTTGACTCGAAAAGGCTACTTGCGGATCGCCGTACATTTCTTTGTTATGCTTATAATCAGCGGTTGTCTGATCTTTTTATCATGTTCCCATATAAACGATTCGACGTTTGCGATTTCTGTAGGAATAATAATCTGCGGTGTTTTTCTCACCATGAAAGAGACGGTGTTATGGGGAGCGATAGCAACAACCAGCCTTCTGCTTATCGCGTGGTTCAGCCCGATTTTTACGATACTTCCCAGACAAACCCTTGGTGTAGAAAGCATTACTGATATAGCTGCTGCCCATCATCATTTCTCAACATCCATCATTTTGATCTGGATTGGAGTTTTTATCAGTATCGTCTTTCGAAAAAATTTTACTGAGCTGCTTGATATTATAAAAAAGGACAATGAAAAATTGACCAGGGAGATAGAAGACCGAAAAGCTGCCGAACAGCAGATACGATCATTAAATGAAAATCTGGAGCAAATAGTTGAAGAAAGAACCCAGAAACTTCGTCAACGGGAAGAGCAGCTTTTACATTCAGAGAAAATGCGGGCCATAGGCCAGCTTGCCGGTGGTATTGCTCACGATTTTAATAATCAGCTTACAGGAATAATCTCCTGTGCCGATATCATAAAACTGGAACTAACCAGAGAAAGCGAACTCTACGAGCTTGCCGACACTGTTGTAACTGCTGCACAGCGAAGCGGCGAACTTATCGAGAAGTTGCTCTCATTTGCCAGAAAAGGTAAACAACAATCAACAGTCGTTGATATTCATTCAGTAATCGACCATGTTATATCGCTTCTCAGCCACACTTTCGATAAGCGTATTAAAATCGATCGTCAATTCGATGCAAAGAAAGCTCTGATTCAGGGTGACCCTGCTCAATTTCAGAATATATTGATAAATCTTGCTACAAATTCACGGGATGCCATGCCCGAAGGCGGGGCTCTCAGGTTTTCAACTGCCAACACAACTATCAGTAAAGATAAATCACCATCACCAAGCTTGGCTGATTCACCGGGTGAATATATAATGCTTTCTGTTGCAGATACCGGAAAAGGGATAGAAAAAGAGATTCAAAGCAAAATTTTCGAGCCTTTTTTCACTACAAAAGAGCGAGGGAAAGGAATTGGTATGGGCCTGGCTGCAGTGTACGGAGCTGTCGAGAGCAATCATGGGGCCGTATGCGTGGTGAGTGAACCTGAGGCAGGTGCCGAATTTCAAATATATATCCCATTGTGTAATGTGCCGGCAAATTCAGGGCCGTCAAAAATCCATGATGAAACGACTCATCCGGCCCGAGTACTTATAATTGATGATGAAGATGTGGTTCGGCTCAGTGCCGAAAAAGTGCTCATCCGAGCAGGCTTCGATATCATGTCATGCTCCGGAGGGAAAGAAGCGCTTTCTGTTTATGAGAATGAATGGGAAAATATCGATGTCATACTTCTGGATATGATCATGCCCGAGCTTAACGGAAAAGAGACATTCCGCAAAATCAGAAAAATTAATCCCCTGGCAAAAGTTATCCTTTTCTCGGGATACAGTCTTGATGGTGATACACAGGCAGTTATTAATGACGGCGCCTGTACTTTTATACAAAAGCCCTACAATATTACCGAACTTATCAAAACAGTCTCCCGGATCGCCTCGGGAAAAAATAAATAA
- a CDS encoding NADH:ubiquinone reductase (Na(+)-transporting) subunit E (Part of the NQR complex which consists of NqrA, NqrB, NqrC, NqrD, NqrE and NqrF; NQR complex catalyzes the reduction of ubiquinone-1 to ubiquinol by two successive reactions, coupled with the transport of Na(+) ions from the cytoplasm to the periplasm; NqrE is probably involved in the second step, the conversion of ubisemiquinone to ubiquinol.), producing MEHISSNIFLSMLLIFTSAAFTDNILLARFLGMCSCLGVSKKVDTSIGLGFAVIFVTASTAAINYLVYAYVLLPLGLGYLRLITFIVIIAAFVQFVEMVIERVSERLYNALGIFLPLITVNCAILGISLFMLNKPYGFLQTFAFGAGGGFGWFLAITLIGGIREKINESALPKGLEGPGITLIIIGIMSLAFVGFSGMIKI from the coding sequence ATGGAACATATAAGCAGTAACATATTTCTTTCCATGCTCCTGATATTCACTTCAGCAGCCTTTACCGACAACATCCTTCTGGCCAGATTCCTTGGAATGTGCTCCTGCCTGGGCGTATCGAAAAAAGTCGACACCAGTATCGGCCTGGGATTTGCAGTGATATTTGTGACAGCCAGTACTGCGGCGATCAATTATCTGGTCTATGCATACGTGCTTTTGCCGCTCGGTCTGGGCTATTTGCGATTGATCACCTTTATCGTGATTATTGCTGCCTTTGTTCAGTTTGTCGAGATGGTAATCGAACGTGTTTCCGAGCGGCTCTATAATGCACTCGGTATCTTTTTGCCGCTGATAACGGTCAATTGTGCAATTTTAGGAATTTCTCTTTTCATGTTGAATAAACCCTACGGATTTCTCCAGACCTTTGCATTCGGTGCAGGTGGCGGATTCGGGTGGTTTCTGGCAATTACGCTCATCGGCGGTATTCGTGAAAAGATAAATGAGAGCGCACTCCCCAAAGGCCTTGAAGGCCCGGGGATAACGCTCATTATTATAGGAATAATGTCGCTGGCCTTTGTGGGTTTTTCGGGAATGATAAAAATATAG